Within Microterricola gilva, the genomic segment CCCTGCGCCGCAACGGCCGCCTCCGCGCCGAGCCTGCGTGCGTTGGCCGGCTCGTTCAGCCAGGCGCCGAGCGTTCCGGCGACGTCGACTGTCGCCAACTTGCCGAGCACGACGTCATCGGAGAGGAAGTTCGTCTCGACGAACTCGCCGAGGGTCGCCCCGATCTCGTCCTTCCGGTTCGGGATGATCGCCGTGTGCGGGATCCGCAGGCCGAGCGGGTAGCGGAACAGCGCGGTCACGGCGAACCAGTCGGCGATCGCGCCGACCATCGCACCCTCAGCGGCCGCGCGCACGTAGCCGAGCCACGGGTACTGGTCCTGCAGGGCGAAGGAGACGGCGAACACGAGCGCGGCGAGCAGCAGCAGCCCGCCGGCCAGGCGCTTCATCCCGCGGAGCGCCCTGGCGCGCGCGGCATCCGCCGGTGAGAGCGGCTGGGTCGGTGCGAGCAGATCGTTGTGTGCCATGTCGATTCCTTCGGGCTCTCGCTCGACGCTAACGCAGTCGCGCCCGATCCTGCGCAGGGCGTGCCGGAGCGGAGCCCGCTGCGAGACGCGCGAGGGGCTTGCCGACGGCCGCCGAGAGGACGAGACTCTCTCGCAGCGGGGCCGTCGTCGTGCTTCCCCGCCCACCTGAGGAGGCTGCCATGAGCACCGTCGCACGCATCACGAGCATCAGCTCGCGTTCCGAGACCAGTTTCGACGACGCGGTGAAGGGCGGCATCCAGCGTGCAAGCGCGACCCTGCGCAACGTCTCCGGCGCCTGGGTGAAGGAGCAGAAGGTCGAGGTGACCGACGGCGCGATCAGCGGCTACCAGGTGGTCCTCGAGGTCACCTTCGTGCTCGACGACTGAACGCAGCGCGTCAGCCGCCGAGCGCGCGGCTCAGGCGCTCGGGAACCCCGCGAAGCGGATCCCCCACTGCGAGACCCAGTCCTCGCCGGATGCCACGAGCGTCAGGCCCGCACCGGAGTTGTAGGCGTCGGCCGGGCCGGTCATCGGTTCGATCGCGATGGCGGTGACGACGGCATCAGCCGTGCCGTGCTCGTCGATGGATGAGCCCCGCGCCGGGAACGTCGGCGTGATGTACACCTGCACGTAGCCGAAGTTCTCGTCGCCCCAGATCTCGACGCGGCGGCCGTCCGGCGCGGTGAGGCTGTGCGCGGTCTCGCCGTCGACGACGTGCGAGTCACCCCAGGCGTCGTCGAGGGCGAGATCGCCGACGCGGCGGCTCAGCGGGCTGCCAGCGCGCAGGTCGAACGCGGTGCCGTCCACTGCGCTCAGCCCGGTCGGGTTGAGGCGCTCATCGACGTCGATGTGCGTGTCGGCGTTCACCGTGAGCTGGAGCTCCTCCGTCGGCACGTCGCCGATCTTCAGGAACGGGTGCGAGGCCACCGTGACGGGGGCGTCACCGGCGGCGACGTTGCGCACCGTGTGGGTGACGGAGAGTCCGTCTGCGACGAGTTCGTAGCGAACAAGGGTGTCGAGGTGGAAGGGGTAACCGAGCTGCGGGAACACCTGGGCGCCCAGCGTGATCGCCGAGTCGCTGCGCTCGACGACGCGGTAGGGCGCGAAGCGCAGCAGGCCGTGGATGGCGTTGTTGAGGTCGACCTCGGTGATGGCGAGCTGGTGGCTCGTTCCGGCCGCATCGACCCAGACTCCGTCAGGGATTCGGTTGCCCCACGGCATCAGCACAACGCCGGCGCACGACGGCGGCGCGATCTCGGCGTCGAAGCCCTGTACCAGCTCGACGCCGTCGATGCTCAGCTCGCGGATGCCGGCGGCGAGCTCGGTGATGACGGCACGCAGCGCGCCTGAGGGGGTCTGGAGTGCGAGCTCGAACTGCTCGCCGGTGGGAAAAGTCATGGAGTTCAGCCTAGGAGGATCGGGGCACGAGCACGTTCACGCCTGCGGTGGCGAGCGCTGCGCTCAGCTCGGGGGTGATGGCGGCGGATGCCGCGGCATCCGTCACCAGAGAATCGAACGCGTCGAGCGCAGCCACCTTGCCCAGGTGCACCCGGCCGAGCTTGGAGGAGTCGGCCACGACGATGACGCGCTCGGCCGAGGCCGTCATGCGCGCCTTGATCGCCGCCTCCGGCAGGTTGATGTTGCTCACGCCGTGCTCGGCGTCGATGCCGTTGCACCCGATGAAGGCGATGTCGGCGTGCACCTGGCTGAGCACGAGGTCAGCGAGGGGGTCGACGAGCGAGTGTTGCAGCGGCCGCAGGGCGCCGCCCGTGACGATCACGCTGAACCGCGGAATCTCGCTCTCGAGCTCGAGCGCGATGCTGAGACCGTTCGTCACGATCACGAGGTCGACGAGGTCGCGCCTGGCCTTCAGCGCCCGCGCGACTGCGAGGGTCGTCGTCCCGACGTCGAGCAGCACACTCTGTCCGCTCTGCACGAGCGAGGCGGCGAGCTCACCGATCTGCTGTTTGGGCAGCACGGACTCGGCGAGCGCCACCTCGAAGGCACGCTCGCGCTGCGCCTGCCCGACGGGCACGGCTCCCCCGTGCACCCGCTCGGCCAGATTCGCCTCGACCAGGCTGTCGAGGTCGGTGCGCGCGGTCACTCCGCTCACCCCGAAGCTCTCGGCCAGCTCGGTGACGCGCACGAAACCGCGCTCGCCGAGCATCGCAACGATCTGCTCGCGGCGCTGCCACGCCGGCAGGGCTTCGCGACCCTCTCGGATCGCTCCGTTCTCGGCTGGGCCGTCCGTGTGGCTCTCTCCTGGCATGAGCCCATCTTGGCCGCAGCAGCGTGATTTTTCAATATGAAAGCTCATTGCTTTCATATTCGTAAATCGGCTACTCTGGCTCTGCCATGACTGACACACATTCGGATGCCGCCTCCCCCGCCTTCGCGCGCGACGAGCGCATCGCGCGCCAGAGCCACCGCCTCGCCGACGGCCGTGAGCTGATCTACTTCGATGACGCCGACACGACGCTGGCCCCCGACCGCGCCCCTGACCTGCGCGAGCTCGCCCCGCGCCCGGCGAACGCCGTGATGCGACAGGACCCGCTCACCGGCGAGTGGGTGTCGATCGCTGCAGCCAGGCAGAACCGCGTCGTGCTGCCGCCCGCGCACCTCGACCCGTTGTCCCCGCAGTCGCCTGGCAACCCCTCCGAGATCCCCAGCCGCTACGACGTCGCCGTGTTCGAGAACAAGTCGCCGTCGTTCGGGCCGCTGCTCGCCGACTCCGACGATCCGACGATGGACGCCCCGCGGTCCCTGGAGGATCTGGAATCCGTCGGACTCGGCCGCACCCGCACCTCGGTCGGCCGCTGCGAGGTCGTCTGCTTCAGCCCGGAGCACGAGGGCTCCTTCGGCACCCAGTCCGTCTCGCGCGCCCGCACCGTGATCGAGGCGTGGGCTGAGCGCACCGCGGCCCTCTCGGCCATGCCGGGCATCGCCCAGGTCTTCCCCTTCGAGAACCGGGGCGAGGCCATCGGCGTCACCCTCGGCCACCCGCACGGCCAGATCTACTCCTACCCGTACGTCACTCCGCGCACGCAGCGCCTGCTCGAGTCGGTGGAGCGCTACGAGCCCGGCGCCGATGGCACCGGCCTCTTCGCCGACATCCTCGCGTTCGAGCAGGCCGGCGAGCGCGTGCTGCTGCAGGGCGAGCACTGGACGGCCTTCGTGCCGTTCGCCGCCCGCTGGCCCGTCGAGGTGCACATGCTGCCGCA encodes:
- a CDS encoding dodecin family protein; the protein is MSTVARITSISSRSETSFDDAVKGGIQRASATLRNVSGAWVKEQKVEVTDGAISGYQVVLEVTFVLDD
- a CDS encoding aldose 1-epimerase family protein, encoding MTFPTGEQFELALQTPSGALRAVITELAAGIRELSIDGVELVQGFDAEIAPPSCAGVVLMPWGNRIPDGVWVDAAGTSHQLAITEVDLNNAIHGLLRFAPYRVVERSDSAITLGAQVFPQLGYPFHLDTLVRYELVADGLSVTHTVRNVAAGDAPVTVASHPFLKIGDVPTEELQLTVNADTHIDVDERLNPTGLSAVDGTAFDLRAGSPLSRRVGDLALDDAWGDSHVVDGETAHSLTAPDGRRVEIWGDENFGYVQVYITPTFPARGSSIDEHGTADAVVTAIAIEPMTGPADAYNSGAGLTLVASGEDWVSQWGIRFAGFPSA
- a CDS encoding DeoR/GlpR family DNA-binding transcription regulator, with the protein product MPGESHTDGPAENGAIREGREALPAWQRREQIVAMLGERGFVRVTELAESFGVSGVTARTDLDSLVEANLAERVHGGAVPVGQAQRERAFEVALAESVLPKQQIGELAASLVQSGQSVLLDVGTTTLAVARALKARRDLVDLVIVTNGLSIALELESEIPRFSVIVTGGALRPLQHSLVDPLADLVLSQVHADIAFIGCNGIDAEHGVSNINLPEAAIKARMTASAERVIVVADSSKLGRVHLGKVAALDAFDSLVTDAAASAAITPELSAALATAGVNVLVPRSS
- the galT gene encoding galactose-1-phosphate uridylyltransferase, producing MTDTHSDAASPAFARDERIARQSHRLADGRELIYFDDADTTLAPDRAPDLRELAPRPANAVMRQDPLTGEWVSIAAARQNRVVLPPAHLDPLSPQSPGNPSEIPSRYDVAVFENKSPSFGPLLADSDDPTMDAPRSLEDLESVGLGRTRTSVGRCEVVCFSPEHEGSFGTQSVSRARTVIEAWAERTAALSAMPGIAQVFPFENRGEAIGVTLGHPHGQIYSYPYVTPRTQRLLESVERYEPGADGTGLFADILAFEQAGERVLLQGEHWTAFVPFAARWPVEVHMLPHRHVPDFAETTLAERDELAVLYLRLLRGIDALYETPTPYIAAWHQAPVERGRDDIRLMLQLTSPRRAADKLKFLAGSEAAMGAWIGDVAPEVAAANIREAIARAQGEALRKAAAPDPADRGSQPNTAPENPIPTEGSPA